ACCATTTGAAAACCCTTGTCCAGAAAACGCAACATGCAGACTCTTGTTTTCGCGTGCGTTCTTGTCTGTTTATGTATCCCTGCGGAGGCAGACGTAAAATTTACGGATGTCACTGAGGCATCCGGCATCGAATTCCGGCACTTCACCGGGGCAACCGGTGAACGGTATATGCCTGAGACCATGGGCGCAGGCTGCGCTTTTCTCGACTACGATGCAGATGGTCTTTTAGACATCCTGCTCGCAAATGGGACAAGTTTAATACCAGCAGGTCCAACGGCTACCCCGAAACTCTACCGAAACGCCGAGAACGGACAGTTTGTTGACGTCACTGCGGTAGCAGGACTCGATGTGCCGATGTACGGTATGGGCATAGCCGCCGCCGATTACGATAATGATGCCGATCTCGATATCTACTTTACCAATGTCGGCACAAATCGACTCTTTCGCAATAACGGGGACGACACTTTCACAGATGTCACCGAATTCGCACAGGTAGCCGGCTCCGATTGGTCAACAAGCGCAGTTTTCTTCGATGCCGACAAGGATGGTTGGTTGGATCTGTTTGTTTGCAACTATGTTGAATGGACACCTGAAACAGATGTTCCGTGTATCGTAAATCCGGTTGGCGAGAAACAGTACCGGACCTATTGTACGCCGACTGTCTATTCAGGACAATCCTGTCGCTTCTATCGCAACCAAGGCAATGGCACGTTCACCGATATGACCTCACAGGCGGGGTTGCATCGTCCGATAGGGAAATCGCTCGGTGTAACCCTTCTGGATTACAATCATGACGGATGGATCGACCTTGCGGTGGCGAACGATACTGAGCCTAATTTTTTGTATCGCAATAACGGGGACGGCACCTTTACCGATGAAGCCGTGCTGATGGGCGTCGCTTTCAGTGAAACAGGGAAAGCGCGCGGCAGTATGGGTATCGACGCCGCAGATGTCTATAACAATGGCGGGACTGCGATCGTCATCGGTAATTTTAACAACGAGAAAACAGGATTTTTCTACGCTAAACCGGGGGCAGCCTACTTCACAGATAGCACCGATAGAGCAGAAATTGGCAAGGTAAGTTACCGTGCTTTGACGTTTGGGACCCTGTTTTTCGATTGCGACTTAGACGGAGCACTCGATCTGCTTTGCGTTAATGGGCATATTGAACCCGAGGTGTTGCGTTATCAACAGCATACCCCTTACGCACAACTTCCGTCGCTCTTCCGAAACCAGAGAGACGGAACGTTTCGAGACATCGCCAAGACTGCTGGGCTCGATCGCAGAGGTGTTGGACGCGGGTGTGCCTACGGCGATTACGATAACGACGGTGATTTAGACCTGCTTGTAAGCAATAACGGCGTTACCGAAGCTCACGGTGATGCATGGCTCCTGCGTAACGATAGCGAACCTTCATCTAATTATCTCCGAGTGAGGGGTATCGGGACCCGTAGCAATCGAGATGGAATCGGGGCGCGTGTTCGGTTAACCGTGGGAGATAACGTCCAACAGCAAATCGTCCGCACCGGCGGTAGCTACTGTTCCCAAAGCGAACTGACGCTAACCTTCGGATTGGGGAAAAGTGAAAAGGTCACGCAACTTGAAATCCTATGGCCCTCTGGTGAGATAGACCAGTACGCAGAACTCGAGGCGAATCAACTGATAGCGGTAGTCGAAGGAGCATCCCAAAAATGAAACGCTGGGTGTACGGAGGCATCTTTCTGATAATCTTAGGATTAATTATCGGATGTCAAGACAACGAAGGGATTTCCAGTCAAAAAGAGCCAGCACCTACGACATCCACGAAGCCATCCGTCTCACCTTCTGCGCAGGACTACAATAACAGCGGGACTGCTTACCAACGTGCGGGGCGACTCCAAGAAGCAGCAGCGGCGTATCAACGCGCTATCGAGATTAAGCCAACATTAATTGAGGCGCATCACAACTTAGGCACGGTGTATGTGATGCAGGGAAAACTTGCGGAAGCGATTGTTGCGTATAAACGCGTCGCTCAGTTACGACCCGACATGGCAGAGGCGTATGTCGATTTAGGCAGAACCTACGGACTCGCAGGACGGCTTGATGCGGCGATTGCCGAGTACGAGAAGGCACTTACGCGTGATGCGACGCTCATCTATGCACACTACGGGATCGGTCTCGCTTATCGGCATAAAGGCATGTTCCCTGAAGCCATCGGTGCCCTCGAGAAGGCGATAACCCGGCGACCCGACTTCGTCGAAGCACTCGTGCAGCTGGGGTATGTCTATCGAGAAACAGAACAGTTCAGCCGCGCCGTGGAGGTCTTTACTACAGTTACCCACATCCATCCGACAAATGCTACAGCGTACCATGAACTCGGCGTCTGTTATACAAAAATGGACGCCTATCCAGAAGCCATCAAGGCTTTTGAAAGAACCTTACAACTAAATCCAGATGCTGTTGAGACGCAAAATCTCTTGCGGGTTGCCCACGCGCGTCTGGCGCGTCAAAGGTAATAGGACTTACACAGACCTGCGATAAATCGCATTACTACAAACAGATATTCCCTTGGAAGGATATATGTTTCTCAAAAACAATATCGTTTTTCAATAACGGATAGGGACCCCGGTTCGTAGTGGCGCAATTCATTGCGCCTTGTGTAAGTCCTGAGTAATCCACAAACCACTTTATAAAAGAATCACTCAACTTATCGCCTTCGGGGTTTTGGATATAACACACAGGATTCCAAAACTTTCCGTAGAAAATCCTAACATTTTTATTTTCAGTCTGTCTAACTTAAGAGTTAAATGTGTTTTATCGGCACCATTCGTCCCGCTATTGTCAGGACGGATGTGCCACAATTTCCCGCATCCCTGCTCGAAATAGAGATTTTTAAATGGAGAGCAAGGGTGCTTGTAGAGTTCCTATGAATTCCAAAGGAGGAAAAAATGCGTCAGGTTATATTTTTTGCGATATTGATAGCACTGTTTTCTGTGCTACCGCTTCTTGCGAACGCCGCGGATATTGAGGACGGACTTTGGATGTATCTACCGCTGAACGAAGGAACAGGGGACGAGGTCACCGACCACGGACCCCACGCCTTCAAGACAGAACTGAGTAAATCCGCACCGAAATCGGTGGATGCCAAGCACGACGATATCTCAAAAGCACTGGAGTTTGATGGCAAGGCAACCTACGTCAAGATTGACATGGCAGGTCAGAACAAAGACATCGATTCGCATTTTGATGATAAGCAAGGTATTACGATCTGTGCGTGGGTGAAACCGCTAAAGGTTGGGACAGATGCGCATGGACAGACCCGTCAACCGATCGTCATGAAAGGTGCCGGTGGACAGTGGGAGTTCGCGCTCTACATCTATGACAACTTCGGTGCAGGGATGTCGGTTTGGACGTGTCCCGGCTCAGGGGTCTCAGAACCCAGCACCGGTGGCACTGCCCCACAAGGCAAGTGGATCCACCAATGCGGCACATTTCTGTTGAAAGAGGGAGTCCGCGTTTACGTAGACGGTGCCAAAGCACCCGTCGCCGAGGCAGGTGATAACGGTAATGGCCCCTGTGAAGCCGGTAATCGTCCTGTGTTTATCGCCCACCGTGAAGACGGACAGTGGTTAAATGCCGTTATCGCTGAAGTCTTTATATGGGATCGCGTGATTAGCATCGATGAGATGAATCTCGCTATGAACACGATTGGCGGATTGGCGGTTCAACCCGGAGGGAAACTGTCAACCACCTGGGGCAACATAAAACGGCGCTGACGGTCTTGAAAGGGGCGGTTTCTCAACCGCCCCTTCTCTTTTGCTTTAGCACTTACGCAATGTAGCACAAACTGTATAAAGTTTAATAAAATAGTTCGGTAATTCTATCCCAAAGAACCTTGTAGGGGGTTTTTGCTTGGTGTCTTTGCTTGGGCGTTTCTGCGGATTTCCCCTAGGTCTTGTGCCTGCCTGCATATTACCAAATTAAATTCTTAGTCTTCATTTAGTTTGTGCCATATCCGAAGACCGCCAGTTGACGCCTATAGCCACAGTTTCCGCCCAAGTCATAGACGGAATGTCCTCTTTTTCCGGAAGTCCTGTTCCTTTTAAGCCATTATTTCCTCGGAAGTCGGATTCATTTTGAACCCACCCGCCATAATATTGTTGTAAGGCTCTTCCGGATCGCGTCCGACGGGTCGCATGTCAGGCTTGTGGTATCCGAATCGGACAGCTTTCCGCCACTGATCCGTCCGATTGACTTCAGACCAGTGGATTAGGCAATAACTGAAGAAGATAACATCCCCTGCGACTGCCGGAATCGGGATCGAGTCAATGAAATCCGGGTGGAACTTATCAGTCGGCAGATGCGGTGCTGTCCCTTCACCCGTGATGTGTTCCCGCGGTCCCTCCTTATGGCTGCCAGGGACAACCCGTAGGGCGCCACTCTCAAAAGGCGCATCATCGAGATGGACGAGGCAATCCACGAAATCAAGTCCATCGTGTGGATAGAAGGGGTAATCCTGGTGCATCGGGAACGGCGTCCCTTTTTCCGGCGGCTTTGCGTGTAGCACGGTATGGTGCCATTGAATGGTATCCCCAATGAGGGATTGCACCGCGCCCGTCAGCCGTTCATGGAAAATCACCCGACCCCATGCAGCGGAGTAGAAATGGGGATTGTGCATGAAAACAGCCTTTGTTGTCTGCTGATCTTCATCTTTGAGGTAGCGCGTCCGCCACGGTCCAGGCCACCCAATTGTCTCCTGTCCCCAATTGTTGATAATCCGCACCATTTCAGATGCTAGTTCCTTCGTTTCCACCGGTGTGAAGAGTTGGTCCACCTTGAGGTATCCGTTCTCATGGTAAAATTCGGCCTGTTCTTGCGTTAGCATTGTCAAACTCCTTATCGCTATAGGATGTTTCGCGTGCCAAAAACCGTTAGTTGCTCTCAATTCTACTTCAAAACCGCATATTTTGTCAATTTGCTTTTAGGAGCAATCCAGAGACATTCAATTCTCCTGTAGGACGGAACTCCAATTCCTGGGGAAACCCCAAGCAAAAATACCCTCTTCTGTAGGTCAGAGGGATACGCCCATCTAACGGCTCCGGGGGCTGGCATTTCTATCAGGTATGGCTGCCCCGTATTTGGGTCGATCACCTGTTTCTTCACAGGTCCCATCATGCATATAGTTCCTGTAGAATCCCAAGCATCTCCGGCGCATCCGCGAGGTAACGGGTTTCCAGCTGTTCTTTGGACGTCTCTGGAATACCGTGTATCGCCTCAGCAATCGGACCCGCAATCGCAGCAAGTGTATCCGCATCGCCACCCAGCGAGATAGCGTTCCGCACAGCGTCCTCAAAACTCACCGATGCCAAAGCACAAGTAATCGCCTCCGGTACTGTGCCTTGACACGATTCATCGAAAAAGTAGGAGGGACGGATCTCGTCCACTGTCCGTGACAGGTCATAGTCATACGTAGTGGCAATCGTCTGACGGATGGATGCTGGGCGTTCACCTTGAAACGCCAGCCAAATCGCGTGGGTTGTCGCCCGCGCACCTTTCATGCCTTCAGGGTGGTTGTGCGTGATCTCGGTGACGGTATCCGCAGCGGAAAGTGCAGCGTCCAGATCATCGCGGTTCAGGAACGCCGCTGGCGAGACACGCATCGCTGCACCGTTGCCGTAACTGTTATAGGATTCAGGCGGGTTTGCATAGATCCAATATCCAAAGTTGCCACCGTAGCTGCAGTCTGGATAGCGACGACACCAGTTCTGCAGCGTTTCCGCGGGCAGAAGACCGTGCAGCAATATATCCGCGACCGCAACAGTGCACACGGAATCATCCGTGAAAAAGCAGTTATCCGTGAAGAACGGAAAATCCTTGGTTTTAATCCGATCCCACTCGTAGACGGAACCCACAATGTCGCCTATAATCGCACCTAACATGTTTGCTCCTTAAAACACTCCATTTTGCGAAGTTAGAAGGAACCCAATGAGGCCTAACCGCTCGCTTTTTCCGGAGAAGTGATATGTAGAAATAATTTCAGGGGTCCATGTGTAACATAACACATTTTTTGAGACTTCTGCGAAGAAAAATGAAAACCTATGAAATGCGATGGATGTTGTACGGAAGCTGGCAGAAAGTGATACCCATCTCCGTTAACTCCTTCTGACTGACGAACTTCTGCGGGGCATAAACATACGCCTTTTTACCCACCTCTTTGCACGCTTTCGCAATCTGCTCCACTCGTTTCCCATCTAACGCTGACGCACTGCTCTCCAGAAAATCCAACGACGGTTCATAGATGAGATAGAAACGGATGTCCTTCGTTTCGCCGATCATGAGGTATATGAAAATGTTTGCGTAATTCTACAAAGAACAACCCTCAATCAAGGTAACCCCATAACCCCGCAAATCACGGTCCATCACAGTCAATCACAGTCAATCACAGTCAATCACAGTTCAGACTATTACCCACGTCCGCGATAATTTAAAAATAAATTTGCATTTTTTAAAATAGACATGTTAGCATATATAATGTAAATCTAAATTAACAGCATAGATCAGATACACCACCATGAAAATCATAAGCATCAAAGGATACGGAACGCAATGCCCAACAAAGAACGCTGGATACACAGAATCCGCGAGAATCCGCGATTCAGACGATACACACATGACATCACCTCAGCAAGAGCACTTAAAAAAATGTTACACTTTCCGCCAAATTATTTTTTTCCAAAACGGAGAGACCATAAAAAACGCCTACAAACCCTTACGGCCACTATGTTCCCTGCAGATAGCCATTACCTACTAAATGTTACACCAGTGTAACATTTTAACGTGATTATTTATCAGTATGTTATATTTCCCCCAACAAAACAATAGTTCCACAGTAACCCCAAAAATCACGAAATCCTTGCATTAATCCGCAACCTATGATATGATAGTCGCATCTCGTATCAAGGAGAAAAGGAAGGAAGCAATGAGTCTTTTGGGTATAGATGTTGGAACGACGGGGTGTAAGGTTATCGCCTTCCGCGAAGATGGAACGACACTCGCACAGGCGTATGGCGAGTATCCATTGATCCATCCGCAACCCGGCTGGTCGGAACTCGATGCCAATGGCGTCTGGGAAAACATAGCCGCTGGCATTCAACAGGTTGCAGCACAAACGAAATCCGATCCAATTGAGGCAATCAGTGTCGCTTCACAAGGCGAAGCCGTAACACCCGTATCCGCCGATGGCCAGATTTTAGACAACGCCATTACCACTTTCGATGCTCGGACAACCGGCATCTGTGACACACTGAAGCAACAGATAACACCTTTAGAGGTGATGGAAATCACCGGAATGCCGATGAGTGATATTCATACCTTGGCGAAACTCATCTGGATGCAGCAGAATCAACCTGACCTCTATCGACAGGTATGGAAATTCCTCGGCTTTGAGGATTTCGTCTATTTCAAACTCGGTGTCTCACCTGTAGTAGACTACTCTCTCGCCGCGCGCACGATGGCATTCGACATTATCAACAAAACCTGGTCAGAAAAAATGCTCGGCTTGGCGAATGTAGATGCGGCACTCTTCCCAGACGCCGCGCCTTCAGGCACGCCGATCGGTGAGGTGAGCGCGAAGGTCACCGATGAACTCGGCCTACCGCAAGGCGTGGTATGCGTTACGGGTGGACACGACCAACCCTGCGGTGCCTTAGGGGCGGGGATTATTCGGAGCGGCGAGGTGATGGACGCAACCGGCACTGTTGAATGTATCGCACCCGCTTTCACGGAACCCGTTATCAACCAAGACATGATCGATGGGAATTTCGCCTGTTATCCGCACGTTGTTGATGGGTTGTATGTCACACTCGGGTTTGTATCCAGTGGCGGCGTCGTACTACGCTGGTTCAGAGACACACTCGCCCAAGCAGAGGTCGTCCAAGCAGCGGTAGAAGAACGCGATGTCTACGATTTACTGATGGAGGAACTCCCCGACGCGCCTGGAACCGCCATGGTGTTACCACACTTCACCGGTTCAGGCACACCCCATCTCGATCTCGAATCGAAAGGAGCAATCGTCGGATTGACGCTTTCGACAACGAAAGGCGAGCTCATCAAAGGGATCCTCGAAGGCATCAGTTACGAAATTAAACAGAACCTCGCCATGCTTCAAGACGCAGGAGTTGTGATAAACGAGGTACGTGCCATCGGTGGCGGCGCGAAATCCGAAAAATGGCTACAACTCAAAGCGGATATGTTCGGGAAAAAGGTGATTGCCCTTGATATATCGGAGGGCGTCTGTCTCGGCACTGCCATCCTCTCTGGCACAGCCATAGGCAAGTATGACTCCATTGAAACGGCGGTCGAGCAGTTGGTCACACCACGCAACGTGTACTACCCACGTCAGGAATTCGCACAACAGTACGATGAGAAATTGAAAACATACGCACAGATATATCCCGCACTGCGCACCCTGAATTACGAGTTGTAATACAAGTGTTAATTGTCTGGCAATTTACGGAACGTGCTATAAATAGCACTACTACAAGCAGTACCCTTCGTTTGTAGTAGCGCAATTCATTGCGCTTGTGGATACAAAACTTGAACCTTATAGTAAAACTTAGAATTAAAAATACATTTTAATAATATTGGGATGCTTCGGTTTCCGTAGGGGGTTTTTGCTTGGGTGTTTCTTCGTAGGTCGCCTCGCCCGCCAAAGAGTGTCTCATTAATTTTTGGACTTACTATAATACTTAAACTCGCTTATGAAGGAACACGTCGTAGGCATTGACATCGGTGGGACGAAACTCGCCACTGTTGTCGCCGACAAAACCGGACACATCCTCGGCAAAGTGCGTAAACCGACACGCTCAGAAAAGGGACCGGAATATGCGATCGACTTGCTGTTCGATATGGTGCGTGAGGTCGTCAGCCAAGCCGGCTTGGAACAGGCATCCATTTCGGCGATAGGCGTAAGTTGCGGCGGCCCGTTGGATACAAAAACTGGGATCGTTTATTCACCCCCGAACTTACCTGGATGGGACGCACTACCCCTTAAGGCACGGCTGGAAGCCGAATTCCAAGTGCCGGTGACGATTGAGAATGACGCCAATGCTAGCGCACTCGCAGAGTTCAGGTTCGGCGGTGGACGCGGCTACAGTGCCGTCCTCTATATGACGATGAGTACAGGCATTGGGGGCGGTATTGTTATCGACGGTCAAGTTTATCACGGTGCAAACGACAGTGCCGGCGAGGTAGGGCATCAGATACTTCTACCGAATGGACCCCATTGTGGCTGTGGAAAACGGGGATGTTTGGAGGCGCTCTGTTCCGGTCCTGCTATCGCGCGCCGCGCACAAGATGCAATACGAAAGTACCTCAAGCGTGAAAACGCTTCAACGGCACTGTTAACCCTTACCGACGGACGTCCTGAAGATGTCAAGTCGGAGCATGTACTCGCCGCAGCGCGCGCCGGTGATGCTTTAGCTTCAGAACTCGTTCAGGAAACAGCATATTACATGGGGTGGGGTATCGCAAATTTGGTCAACATCTTGAATCCTGACATCGTTCTACTCGGAACGATTGCCGTTGCCGCTGGCGATCTTCTACTCGACCCGATTCGGGAGACAGTTTCAAAATTCGCGATGACCCGTCCCGCAGAAGCAGTTCAGATCGCACCCGCCCAATTAGGCGATGCGTTAGGCGACCTCGCCGCCGTCGCATTGGTCGTCTGAAGATTAAAAACAGTTTGGTTCGTAGTAGCGCAATAGCGCAAGTCGCGTGTGGACT
This genomic window from Candidatus Poribacteria bacterium contains:
- a CDS encoding CRTAC1 family protein produces the protein MQTLVFACVLVCLCIPAEADVKFTDVTEASGIEFRHFTGATGERYMPETMGAGCAFLDYDADGLLDILLANGTSLIPAGPTATPKLYRNAENGQFVDVTAVAGLDVPMYGMGIAAADYDNDADLDIYFTNVGTNRLFRNNGDDTFTDVTEFAQVAGSDWSTSAVFFDADKDGWLDLFVCNYVEWTPETDVPCIVNPVGEKQYRTYCTPTVYSGQSCRFYRNQGNGTFTDMTSQAGLHRPIGKSLGVTLLDYNHDGWIDLAVANDTEPNFLYRNNGDGTFTDEAVLMGVAFSETGKARGSMGIDAADVYNNGGTAIVIGNFNNEKTGFFYAKPGAAYFTDSTDRAEIGKVSYRALTFGTLFFDCDLDGALDLLCVNGHIEPEVLRYQQHTPYAQLPSLFRNQRDGTFRDIAKTAGLDRRGVGRGCAYGDYDNDGDLDLLVSNNGVTEAHGDAWLLRNDSEPSSNYLRVRGIGTRSNRDGIGARVRLTVGDNVQQQIVRTGGSYCSQSELTLTFGLGKSEKVTQLEILWPSGEIDQYAELEANQLIAVVEGASQK
- a CDS encoding tetratricopeptide repeat protein, translating into MKRWVYGGIFLIILGLIIGCQDNEGISSQKEPAPTTSTKPSVSPSAQDYNNSGTAYQRAGRLQEAAAAYQRAIEIKPTLIEAHHNLGTVYVMQGKLAEAIVAYKRVAQLRPDMAEAYVDLGRTYGLAGRLDAAIAEYEKALTRDATLIYAHYGIGLAYRHKGMFPEAIGALEKAITRRPDFVEALVQLGYVYRETEQFSRAVEVFTTVTHIHPTNATAYHELGVCYTKMDAYPEAIKAFERTLQLNPDAVETQNLLRVAHARLARQR
- a CDS encoding LamG domain-containing protein — encoded protein: MRQVIFFAILIALFSVLPLLANAADIEDGLWMYLPLNEGTGDEVTDHGPHAFKTELSKSAPKSVDAKHDDISKALEFDGKATYVKIDMAGQNKDIDSHFDDKQGITICAWVKPLKVGTDAHGQTRQPIVMKGAGGQWEFALYIYDNFGAGMSVWTCPGSGVSEPSTGGTAPQGKWIHQCGTFLLKEGVRVYVDGAKAPVAEAGDNGNGPCEAGNRPVFIAHREDGQWLNAVIAEVFIWDRVISIDEMNLAMNTIGGLAVQPGGKLSTTWGNIKRR
- a CDS encoding phytanoyl-CoA dioxygenase family protein; the protein is MLTQEQAEFYHENGYLKVDQLFTPVETKELASEMVRIINNWGQETIGWPGPWRTRYLKDEDQQTTKAVFMHNPHFYSAAWGRVIFHERLTGAVQSLIGDTIQWHHTVLHAKPPEKGTPFPMHQDYPFYPHDGLDFVDCLVHLDDAPFESGALRVVPGSHKEGPREHITGEGTAPHLPTDKFHPDFIDSIPIPAVAGDVIFFSYCLIHWSEVNRTDQWRKAVRFGYHKPDMRPVGRDPEEPYNNIMAGGFKMNPTSEEIMA
- a CDS encoding ADP-ribosylglycohydrolase family protein; the encoded protein is MLGAIIGDIVGSVYEWDRIKTKDFPFFTDNCFFTDDSVCTVAVADILLHGLLPAETLQNWCRRYPDCSYGGNFGYWIYANPPESYNSYGNGAAMRVSPAAFLNRDDLDAALSAADTVTEITHNHPEGMKGARATTHAIWLAFQGERPASIRQTIATTYDYDLSRTVDEIRPSYFFDESCQGTVPEAITCALASVSFEDAVRNAISLGGDADTLAAIAGPIAEAIHGIPETSKEQLETRYLADAPEMLGILQELYA
- a CDS encoding ROK family protein, with translation MKEHVVGIDIGGTKLATVVADKTGHILGKVRKPTRSEKGPEYAIDLLFDMVREVVSQAGLEQASISAIGVSCGGPLDTKTGIVYSPPNLPGWDALPLKARLEAEFQVPVTIENDANASALAEFRFGGGRGYSAVLYMTMSTGIGGGIVIDGQVYHGANDSAGEVGHQILLPNGPHCGCGKRGCLEALCSGPAIARRAQDAIRKYLKRENASTALLTLTDGRPEDVKSEHVLAAARAGDALASELVQETAYYMGWGIANLVNILNPDIVLLGTIAVAAGDLLLDPIRETVSKFAMTRPAEAVQIAPAQLGDALGDLAAVALVV